The genomic region GCGCGCATTCGCAAGGTGTTCGACTTAACCCCGAAAGGAATCATCGAAACCCTTCAGCTTCGCCGGCCGATCTATCGGGATACCGCCAGCTATGGCCACTTCGGCCGATCGGGCGAGAATTTCACCTGGGAAAAGACGAATCGCACGGAGCAACTTGCATGAACAAGGCCAAAACAGCACCCAAGAAAACATCCTCCGCCACGAGCGGACAAGATATGTTGAAACGAGGACACCACGTCCGTGATCTGGGACTGGCGCCGCAGGGTAAGAACCGGATTCTGTGGGCCGACCGCGACATGCCGGTCCTGACGGAAATTCGCGAACGATTCGAGAAGGAAAAGCCGCTCAAGGGGCGGCGGATGGCAGCCTGTTTGCACGTCACCGCCGAAACCGCCAACCTGATGA from bacterium harbors:
- a CDS encoding methionine adenosyltransferase domain-containing protein; the protein is ARIRKVFDLTPKGIIETLQLRRPIYRDTASYGHFGRSGENFTWEKTNRTEQLA